The Streptomyces uncialis genomic interval GGCGGCGTCGCTGATCGGGCAGGGCGGGGTCCGGGCCAACCCGCTGAACATGGCGAGCGTCGCGGCGACCGCGAAGACGGGCACCTTCAAGCAGCCGTACCTCGTCGCCCCCGACGTGGACGACCGGACCCTGGCGCGCACACCGCGTGCGATGGACGGCGACGCGCAGCGCCAGCTGCGGGACCTGCTCCAGTACACGGCGACGTCCGGTTCCGCCGCGGAGGCGATGGCCGGGCTCGGCGCGGACATCGGGGCGAAGACCGGGTCCGCCGAGGTCGACGGCCAGAAGAAGCCGAACGGCTGGTTCACCGCCTGGCGCGGTGACGTGGCCGCGGCGGCCGTCGTCCAGGAGGGCGGCCGGGGCGGGAAGTCCGCGGGGCCGCTGGTCGCGAAGCTGCTGAAGTCTTCTTGAGCGGGTCGCCTTCGCTTGCGCCTCCGAGGTCCGTCCGGCTGGACGAACTTGTTTCCTGTGCCGTCGCTCGGTGGTTTCGCGCAGTTCCCCGCGCCCCTGGATGCTGCCCCTTCGGGATTGTTCGTCGGGTGCGGGTCTGCCCTCGTCTTCGCGCAGTTCCCCGCGCCCCTTTGGGGCGCGTCCTGTGGGTTCTTCGGGTCGGTGCCGGTCGGGATTCTCCGTCCTCGATCCGACACGCTCGGTACGACGTCCAGCGGATCTACTGAAGAGCATCGGAGTCTGCGGGCAGAGATTCCCGCCCACCCCCTCCCGCAGCAGCGCGACTCCGCGAGGAGGGGGTTTGAAACCCGACCCCGGTTGCTGCTCGCCCGCAGACGGACGGCAGCCCCCAGTTGGGGCGCCCCTTCAGGGGCGCGGGGAACTGCGCACCCCCGGAGTACCCGAACAGGAACAAGTACGCCCAGGTGGGGAACCCCAGGGGCGCGAGGAACTGCGCACCCCACGAACGACGGCACAGGAACGAAGTACGCCCAGCACAGGAAACCCAGGGGCGCGGGGAACTGCGCGAGAGCGACCCGCACCCCAAGAAGCGACCGCAACGGAGCAGCATCCAGGGGCGCGAGGAACTGCGCACCCACCGAGCGACGGCACAGGAACGAAGTACGCCCAGCCGGACGGACCTCGGTACTCGGCGGGCCCCGGGGCTCTACGCCTCGTCGAACGACACCGCCCTGAACGCCGTGTTGACGGCCAGCAGCCCGCCGTCCACGGGAAGCGACACCCCCGTGATCCACGCCGCGTCGGAGGACGCCAGGAACGCGACGGCCGCCGCGATGTCCTCCGGCTCCCCGACCCGCCCCAGCGGGTAGAGCCCCCCGACGCGGTCGACGTCGTTGCCCTGTTCGGACCACGCGGGCGTCCGCACCGTCCCCGGCGCGACGAGGTTGACCCGTACCCCCCGCCCGGCGGCATGCCCCGCGAGGGTCCGGGTCAGCGACATCAGTCCGGCCTTCGCCGCGCTGTAGGCGTGACAGCCGAAGTCCTGGATGCCGTTGACGGAGCCGACGTTGACGATCGCGCCCCGCCCGGACGACACGAGGGCGGGCAGCGCGGCCCGCGCACAGCGGTACGCGCCGGTGAGGGTCACCTCCAGATCGGTGTTCCACACCTCGTCGGACCCGTCCTCGAACAGCGGGGTGTCGGGATGGCAGGCGTACGCGTTGTTGACCAGCACGTCCAGCGATCCGAACGCCTCGACCGCGCGGGTGACCGCCGCGTCGACCTGCCCCCGGTCGGTCACATCGCAGCCGAACGCCTCCGCCGTGCCGCCCGCGTCCCGGATCTCCGCGACGACCCGCGCCGCGTTGTCCATGTCGATGTCCGTGACGAGGACCCCCGCGCCCTCCGCCGCGAACCGGCGGGCCGTGGCCGCCCCGATCCCCCGGCCCGCGCCGGTGATCATCACTCCGTGTCCTTCGAACCGCGCTGTACGAGTCATGACCGGAACGTACCCGCCATGATCGTGTCCCGACGAGCCCCGGGCGGCCCCCGGTTCAGCCGGCGAGCGCGCTCCGTACCGCGCGGACCAGTGCCTGGGCGCGGGCGTCGGACGTCACCGACTTGCGCAGCCCGTTGGTGACGTAGCCGAAGGCGGTGCCGCTCTGCGGGTCGGCGAAGCCGAGCGGGCCGCCGCGGCCGGGGTGGCCGAACGAGCCGGGGCCCAGCAGCGGTGACGCCGAGCCGTGCAGCATGAACCCGGCACCGAAGCGGGTGGTGATGACGAGGACCCGGTCGGGCCCGGCGGACGCCTCGGCCCGCGCGAGGTCCAGGGTCGCCGGGTCGAACAGCGGCGGGGCGCCGTCCACCGGACCGATCAGCGCGGCGTGGAAGCGGGACAGCGCGCGGGCCGTCATGATCCCGTTCGACGCGGGCAGCACGGCCGCCCGGTACGCGGGGTCGTTCTCGTCGGGCACGGGGCTGATCGCGGCGAACGCCCGCCGGGTGAGGGAGCCGGGGTCGGCGTACGCCTCGGACACCCCGCGCCGGGGCCGCAGCCGGGGACCGTCGGACGCGCTGACGGGTGCCTCGGTGGAACCGATGCGGCCCACCCGCCGCGCCCGCTCCGGCGGCAGTCCGACCCACAGGTCGAGGCCGAGGGGCCGGGCGATCTCCTGGTCGACCCAGGTCCCGAAGGGGACACCGGTGACCCGGCGGACGAGTTCGGCGGTCAGCCAGCCGTAGGTGTGGGCGTGGTAGCCGTGGTCGGTGCCGGGCTCCCAGAACGGCCGCTGCGCGGCGACCGCGGCGGCGGTGCGCTCCGGATCGGCGGCCTCGGCGGGGGTGAGCGGCCGGTCCAGGGCGGGTATCCCGGCGCGGTGGGCGAGCACATGCCGGACCAGGGTGCGTTCCTTGCCCTCGGCCTTGTACTCGGGCCAGTAGGCGGCGACGGGGGCGTCGAGGTCGAGTTGCCCGCGCTGGTGCAGCAGGAGCAGCGCGGCGGCGGCCACGCCCTTCGTCGCGGAGCGGACGATCTGCGCGGTGTCCTGCCGCCAGGGCTCGCCGCCGGGTGCCGCGTCCACGTCCCGGGTACCGGCCCACAGATCGGCCACGGGCCGTCCGTCGCGGTGGACGGTGAGCGCGGCGCCGCGCTCACCGCGTTCGGTGAAGTTGCGGGCGAACGCGTCCCGGACGCCCTCGAACCCTTCGGCGACCGTCCCGTGCACGACCGGCGGCGTACCGGTGTCCGCCGTCGTGGCCGTACCCGTGGCCGTACCCGTGTCCGTCGTCGCGCTCATGTCCTCGTCCCCCGTGTCGCGGTGGTGGCGTCCCGTGTAACCGCCACCGGGTCACCGGGATTCCCGGCGGGCCCGTCAGCCGCCCGGGACGGCCCGGGGGTCGAAGCCGAACGGCAGTTCCAGGCGGTGGCGCCGCATCAGTTCCGGGTCGCGGAGCAGGGTGCCCGTCGGTCCGTCGGCGGCGATCACGCCCTCGCTCAGGACCAGCGAGCGGGGGCAGAGTTCCGCGGCGTACGGGAGGTCGTGGGTGACCATCAGGACGGTGACGTCCAGCGCGCGCAGGATGTCGGCGAGTTCGCGGCGCGCGGCGGGGTCGAGGTTGGACGAGGGCTCGTCGAGGACCAGGATCTCGGGGCGCATCGCGAGGACCGTGGCGACGGCGACCCGGCGGCGCTGGCCGTAGGAGAGGTGGTGCGGGGGGCGGTCGGCGTACGCGCTCATCCCGACGAGGCCGAGGGCTTCGTCGACCCGTTCCGACAGCCGGGTGCCGCGCAGTCCGGCGGTGGCCGGGCCGAAGGCCACGTCCTCGCGGACGGTCGGCATGAACAGCTGGTCGTCGGGGTCCTGGAAGACGAGGCCGACCCGGCGGCGGATCTCCGGCATGGTGCCCGGGCCCACCGGCAGTCCGGCGACGGTCACGCTGCCCGCGCCGGGGGTGAGGATGCCGTTGAGATGGAGGACGAGGGTGGTCTTCCCGGCGCCGTTGGGGCCGAGGAGGGCGACGCGTTCGCCCCGGCCGATCCGCAGGTCCACCCCGTACAGGGCCTGGTGGCCGTCCGGGTAGGCGAAGGCGAGGCCCGCCACCACCAGCGAGTCCGGTTCCCGTGCCGTTCGTTCCCCGCCGTGCGGGAGCGCGCCCGTGTCCACCCGTCCGCCACCTCTTCCGTGAGTTCCCGCTGTGCCGGTGACGGGCCTGCCGTCGTGTTCCTCACCGGGTCCAGGCCAGGACGCACAAGGGCAGCGCCGAGGCCGGGAGGGCCAGGGCGCGTACCCACTCGGTGCGGCCCGTGGGCACCGGTTCGGTGACCCGGAGGGTTCCGGTGTAGCCGCGGCTGAGCATCGCCAGGTACACCCGCTCGCCCCGTTCGTAGGAGCGGATGAACAGCGTGGCGGCGGTCCGCGCCAGGACACCCCACTGCCGTATCCCCCTGGCCGTGTACCCCCGGGACTCCCGGGCGATCCGCATCCGCCGGGCCTCGTCGGTGACCACGTCCCCGTAGCGGATCATGAACATCGCGATCTGGACCAGCGGCTGCGGCAGCCGCAGCCGCTCCAGTCCGAGGAGCAGTCCGCGCAGTTCGGTGGTGGCGGCGAGCAGTACCGACGCGGCCACCCCCAGGGTGCCCTTGGCCAGGACGTTCCACGCGCCCCAGAGTCCGTCGACGCTCAGGGACGCTCCGAGGACGTCGGTGCGTTCCCCTTCGGCGACGAACGGCAGCGCCACCGCGAACACGACGAACGGCACCTCGATCAGCAGCCTCCGGCCCACCAGTCCGGCCGGGAGCCGGGCCGCGCAGGTGACGGCGCCGAGGAGCACGGCGTATCCGGCGAAGGCCCAAACGGCGGTGCGCGGTGTCGACACGACGACCAGGACGAAGCACAGGACGGCCGTCAGTTTGGTGTGCGGCGGCAGCCGGTGCACCGGGGTCCGGCCGGGGACGTACAGCTGGTGGGCGTGGCCCGCGCCCATGCCGTCAGCCGGCCTTCCCCTGGTCTCGCGGTGCGTCGGGGCCCCGGCGGCGGCGCACCGCCAGGAAGACCCCGGTACCGGCGGCGACCGTGACGCCCACCCCGATGATCCCGGCGAGTCCGCCGGAGATCCGGGCGTCGGTGAGGTCCCCGACGCCGTAGTCGGCGAGCGGCCAGCCGGCCGTGTCGTGTTCGCGGGCCTTCGCGTCGATGCCCCGGTCGGCGGCGACCTTCTCCAGTCCGTCGGGTTCGGCGGAGGCGTAGAAGCTGACGAACCCGGCCAGTACGAGCGACGCGGCGAGTCCGCCGAGCCAGACCTTCCGGTGCGAGGTCCGGGGAGCCGTCCGCGGCTGCGGGGCCTCGACCGGTTCGCCGCCGACCCGCAGCTTCAGCGGCCGGGCCAGGTCCCGGGCCCCGTACACGAGGTCGGGGCGCACGGCGAGGACCGCGCCGACGGTCAGCGCGGTGATCACCGCTTCCCCCATCCCGATGAGGACATGGACGCCGACCATCGCGGTGGCGACCTTCCCCAGCGGTACGTCGGTGGTGCCGCCGACCGCGTACACGAGGGTGAAGGCGAGCGCCGCGAGCGGTACGGAGACGAGGGCCGCGGCGAACGCGGAACCGGTGACCGCCCGGCGGCCCCGGGGCAGGATCTTCACCAGGACCCGGAACACCGCGTAGCCGCTCAGCGCGGTGACCACGCCCATGACGGTGATGTTGACGCCGAGCGCGGTGAGCCCGCCGTCGGCGAAGAGGACGCCTTGCAGCAGGAGGACCACGGACAGGCACAGGATCCCGGTCCAGGGGCCGACGAGGATCGCGGCGAGCGCCCCGCCCATCAGATGGCCGCTGGTCCCGGCGCCGACGGGGAAGTTCAGCATCTGCGCGGCGAAGACGAACGCGGCGACGAGTCCGGCGAGCGGCGCGAGCCGTTCGCCGGAGGTCCCGCTGCCGGGCGGCCCGGCCAGTTCCTCGCGGGCGCCCCGGAGGGCGACGGCGACGGCACCCGCCGCGACGGCTCCGGCGGCGAGGGAGACGGGGATGTCGATGAATCCGTCGGGCACATGCATGGGCGGCCTCGCTTCGTCACGTGCGGGCAGGAGCATGTGGTGGCCGCGGGGGCGCGTCGGGGCCGCCCACCGTGCGGGGGAGGCCGCCGGTCGAACCGTTCGATGATTGCCCCTCTTGCGAAGCCCTCGCAAGAGTGCGCGGGCCCCGGCGGTCGCGGGATTCCGGAAAACGCAAATCGTAAATCACGGAAATATGGGACATTGGATGACGAGCAGCGAATGAGCGTGAGGAGCCCGCTGATGACCGCCGTCGAGCAGCGCGCACGAGCCCGCGTCGTCACGGACTTCGCCGGGGAGCGCTCAGCGGTCCCCGTCGCCCTGTCCTACGACCCCGAGAGCGACCCGGGCGCCGTCCATATGACCCTTCCCCCCGGCCTGGGCGCCACCCCCGACGACTGGGTCTTCACCCGGGAGCTGCTGGAACGCGGGCTCAGGGGCCCCGTCGCCAACGGTCCCGTCAGCATCTGGCCGTGCGGACGCGCGCAGGCGATCGTGGAGCTGCACTCGCCCGGCGGGGTGTCCCTGGTCCAGTTCGACTCCCGCGCCCTGACCCGTTTCCTCGGCCGCACCTACGAGGCGGTGGCGACGGTCCGGGTCAACCGGCTGCGCTGAACCATGAGGCCGACCGCCCGTCACGGACGACCCCTCCCTACGGCAGGACGGTCACCCGACCCGGCCCTTCGTCCACCTCGGTGTGCAGCGAGTACGTGACGATGTTGCCGAGGTCGGTCGAGAGCCGCGCGACCAGCCTCTCCAGCGCGGCCACCCAGGCGGCGGGCGCGTCACCGGGCGCCACCACCGACAGATGCAGGGTGCCCGACGGACCCGTCGCCGTCCCGTCGGCCACCGCCCCACCGGCCGTGAGACCCGGGGGCGGCGGGTCGAGCTCCCGCAGCGCGCGTTCCCGCAGGTCGGCGAGGAGTGCCGGGCGCGGGTCGAGGAGCGGTTCCAGGGACCGCCACACGAGGTGACCGGTCACCAGCCGGACGTCCTCGCCGCGCGCCCGGGGCGCCAACACACCCAGCAGCCCCAGCCGGAACAGCACGGTCTCCAGCTGCGAGACGACGACCGACGAGGCCGCGCTCAGCTCCGCGAGGGTCAGCCGCTCCCCGCCCGCCCGCTGATGCCGGACGAGCGCGGTCACGATCCGCCCGGACGCGCCCGGGAACAGCGCGGAGATCGGCTCGGCGAAGTTCATGGCTCTCCCGGTCGTGACGGCACGGACAACACAGTCGTCCGTCCCCATGGGCATGACGGCACGGACACACGGCCGCCCGTCCCCCGTAGGCGGGCACCGACCAGGGAACGGACGACCACCCCCCACGCTAATCCCCCACCCCGCCCGTTCCCACCGCCCCCCGAACCACTCCCGCTCCACCCAAAGCACTAGTCCCAAGGTCCCGCCCGGGAGTGCCCCCAAAGGGGCGCGGGGAACTGCGCAAAGACGAGGACGGCCCGCACCCGAGAAGCGACCGCAAGGGGGCAGCATCCAGGGGCGCGGGGAACTGCGCACCCACGAACGACGGCACAGCAACGAAGTACGCCCAGCACAGGAAACCCAGAGGCGCAAGCGAAGGCGACCTGCGG includes:
- a CDS encoding SDR family NAD(P)-dependent oxidoreductase; protein product: MTRTARFEGHGVMITGAGRGIGAATARRFAAEGAGVLVTDIDMDNAARVVAEIRDAGGTAEAFGCDVTDRGQVDAAVTRAVEAFGSLDVLVNNAYACHPDTPLFEDGSDEVWNTDLEVTLTGAYRCARAALPALVSSGRGAIVNVGSVNGIQDFGCHAYSAAKAGLMSLTRTLAGHAAGRGVRVNLVAPGTVRTPAWSEQGNDVDRVGGLYPLGRVGEPEDIAAAVAFLASSDAAWITGVSLPVDGGLLAVNTAFRAVSFDEA
- a CDS encoding serine hydrolase domain-containing protein, with protein sequence MSATTDTGTATGTATTADTGTPPVVHGTVAEGFEGVRDAFARNFTERGERGAALTVHRDGRPVADLWAGTRDVDAAPGGEPWRQDTAQIVRSATKGVAAAALLLLHQRGQLDLDAPVAAYWPEYKAEGKERTLVRHVLAHRAGIPALDRPLTPAEAADPERTAAAVAAQRPFWEPGTDHGYHAHTYGWLTAELVRRVTGVPFGTWVDQEIARPLGLDLWVGLPPERARRVGRIGSTEAPVSASDGPRLRPRRGVSEAYADPGSLTRRAFAAISPVPDENDPAYRAAVLPASNGIMTARALSRFHAALIGPVDGAPPLFDPATLDLARAEASAGPDRVLVITTRFGAGFMLHGSASPLLGPGSFGHPGRGGPLGFADPQSGTAFGYVTNGLRKSVTSDARAQALVRAVRSALAG
- a CDS encoding energy-coupling factor ABC transporter ATP-binding protein, with protein sequence MDTGALPHGGERTAREPDSLVVAGLAFAYPDGHQALYGVDLRIGRGERVALLGPNGAGKTTLVLHLNGILTPGAGSVTVAGLPVGPGTMPEIRRRVGLVFQDPDDQLFMPTVREDVAFGPATAGLRGTRLSERVDEALGLVGMSAYADRPPHHLSYGQRRRVAVATVLAMRPEILVLDEPSSNLDPAARRELADILRALDVTVLMVTHDLPYAAELCPRSLVLSEGVIAADGPTGTLLRDPELMRRHRLELPFGFDPRAVPGG
- the cbiQ gene encoding cobalt ECF transporter T component CbiQ, with the translated sequence MGAGHAHQLYVPGRTPVHRLPPHTKLTAVLCFVLVVVSTPRTAVWAFAGYAVLLGAVTCAARLPAGLVGRRLLIEVPFVVFAVALPFVAEGERTDVLGASLSVDGLWGAWNVLAKGTLGVAASVLLAATTELRGLLLGLERLRLPQPLVQIAMFMIRYGDVVTDEARRMRIARESRGYTARGIRQWGVLARTAATLFIRSYERGERVYLAMLSRGYTGTLRVTEPVPTGRTEWVRALALPASALPLCVLAWTR
- a CDS encoding energy-coupling factor ABC transporter permease, with the protein product MHVPDGFIDIPVSLAAGAVAAGAVAVALRGAREELAGPPGSGTSGERLAPLAGLVAAFVFAAQMLNFPVGAGTSGHLMGGALAAILVGPWTGILCLSVVLLLQGVLFADGGLTALGVNITVMGVVTALSGYAVFRVLVKILPRGRRAVTGSAFAAALVSVPLAALAFTLVYAVGGTTDVPLGKVATAMVGVHVLIGMGEAVITALTVGAVLAVRPDLVYGARDLARPLKLRVGGEPVEAPQPRTAPRTSHRKVWLGGLAASLVLAGFVSFYASAEPDGLEKVAADRGIDAKAREHDTAGWPLADYGVGDLTDARISGGLAGIIGVGVTVAAGTGVFLAVRRRRGPDAPRDQGKAG
- a CDS encoding SsgA family sporulation/cell division regulator, with amino-acid sequence MTAVEQRARARVVTDFAGERSAVPVALSYDPESDPGAVHMTLPPGLGATPDDWVFTRELLERGLRGPVANGPVSIWPCGRAQAIVELHSPGGVSLVQFDSRALTRFLGRTYEAVATVRVNRLR